In Triticum aestivum cultivar Chinese Spring chromosome 5B, IWGSC CS RefSeq v2.1, whole genome shotgun sequence, the following proteins share a genomic window:
- the LOC123111896 gene encoding probable plastidic glucose transporter 1 — translation MMPPTPLAAMLILPSAPSLRPRLGLGPSSSRARGAALRALPRRLELWHPRLAAVESGPPSSQSSAPPPQPSSELLGGIPGLDAGFGGGGGGGGDGGGDADLGWVRAFPHVLTASMANFLFGYHIGVMNGPIEDIARELGFQGNPFLQGLVVSIFIVGAFFGSLGSSALVDYLGCKRTLQIDSIPLIVGAFISAQAHSLDEMLLGRFLVGIGIGVNTVLVPIYISEVAPTKYRGTLGTLCQIGTCLGIIASLSLGIPSESDPHWWRTMLYAACVPGFFIVVGMQFAVESPRWLAKVGRLDDARKVVENIWGVSEAEKAMEEMKSVVANDDSQASWSELLAEPHNRVALIGGSLFFLQQFAGINGVLYFSSLTFRDVGITSGILASLYVGITNFGGALVASNLMDKQGRKNLLIGSYLGMAFAMFLIVFSISFPLDEGVGHTLSVTGTLLYIFTFALGAGPVTGIIIPELSSARTRSKVMGFSFTVHWICNFVVGLYFLELVKLFGVGAVYAGFGGVSLLSALFAYNFIVETKGRSLEEIELSLSPAAPGERK, via the exons ATGATGCCGCCGACGCCCCTTGCCGCGATGCTTATACTCCCCTCGGCGCCCTCGCTGCGACCGCGGCTCGGCCTCgggccgtcctctagccgcgcgcGCGGAGCCGCCCTCCGTGCCCTGCCGCGCCGCCTCGAGCTCTGGCACCCACGCCTCGCCGCCGTAGAGAGCGGGCCTCCTTCCAGCCAATCTTCTGCCCCGCCGCCTCAGCCTAGCTCGGAATTGCTGGGCGGCATCCCAG GACTGGATGCGGGGttcggaggcggcggcggtggtggtggagatggAGGTGGTGACGCTGATCTCGGGTGGGTGCGGGCGTTCCCGCACGTGCTCACGGCGTCCATGGCCAATTTCCTCTTTGGCTACCACATTGG GGTCATGAATGGTCCGATAGAGGATATTGCACGAGAGCTTGGTTTTCAAGGAAATCCGTTTCTCCAAGGTCTTGTGGTCAGCATATTCATTGTCGGTGCATTCTTTGGGAGCTTAGGCTCGTCTGCGCTAGTTGATTATTTAGGTTGTAAAAGGACTCTTCAGATTGATAGTATTCCATTAATTGTTGGGGCTTTCATCAG TGCACAGGCACATTCGTTGGATGAGATGCTCCTGGGAAGGTTCCTTGTTGGCATTGGAATTGGCGTGAATACCGTGCTTGTTCCAATATACATCTCTGAG GTTGCTCCAACAAAATACAGAGGCACTTTGGGTACTCTATGCCAGATTGGAACATGTTTAGGAATAATTGCTTCACTTTCCTTGGGGATACCTTCTGAAAGTGATCCACATTG GTGGCGAACAATGCTTTATGCAGCATGTGTGCCTGGTTTTTTCATTGTTGTTGGAATGCAATTCGCCGTTGAGAGTCCACGGTGGCTTGCCAAG GTTGGGAGATTAGATGATGCCAGAAAAGTGGTAGAGAATATTTGGGGAGTTTCTGAAGCGGAGAAGGCCATGGAAGAAATGAAATCTGTTGTTGCAAACGACGATTCACAGGCTAGCTGGTCAGAACTTCTGGCGGAACCCCACAATAGAG TTGCGTTGATTGGAGGGTCGCTTTTCTTTCTGCAACAGTTTGCTGGAATAAATGGTGTTCTCTATTTTTCATCATTAACATTCCGTGATGTTGGTATTACCAGTGGTATTTTGGCGAGCTTATATGTTGGAATAACCAACTTTGGAG GGGCACTTGTTGCTTCAAATTTGATGGACAAGCAAGGACGGAAGAATCTTTTGATAGGGAGCTATCTTGGAATG GCATTTGCTATGTTCCTCATAGTGTTTTCCATCAGCTTTCCCCTTGATGAAGGCGTTGGACATACCCTCTCAGTTACCGGAACTCTTTT GTACATTTTTACTTTTGCTCTTGGTGCTGGGCCAGTCACTGGAATTATCATACCTGAGCTGAGCAGTGCCCGGACACGCTCAAAAGTTATGGGGTTCAGCTTCACTGTACATTGG ATATGTAATTTTGTGGTGGGACTATATTTCCTGGAGCTTGTAAAGTTGTTTGGCGTCGGAGCGGTGTATGCAGGTTTTGGCGGAGTCTCCTTGCTGTCCGCACTTTTCGCTTACAATTTCATAGTAGAGACAAAAGGACGTTCTCTTGAGGAAATTGAGTTGTCTCTGAGCCCTGCTGCACCTGGAGAACGAAAGTAG
- the LOC123111897 gene encoding type IV inositol polyphosphate 5-phosphatase 9 isoform X2 → MTTNKILHHQELHGDESISDVSGIVDETLGKSPLDRQDTLKYRVFASTWNIGGIAPTDDLDLEDWLDTRANSYDIYVLGFQEIVPLNAVNVLGPSKRCISTKWNSLIGKALNKKKTRDGAQLQHTTTNSSAIESFAQEGCFICIRSKQMVGIFTSVWVRSNLRSYIHHLDVSCVGSGIMGYLGNKGSVSVRFLLHETSFCVVCCHLASGGKQGDVLLRNFDAADILARTRFHGGRNKKLPKKILDHDQVVLLGDLNYRISLEEPETRLLVKAKNWSTLLENDQLVSEFSTGRLFEGFQEGSVTFSPTYKYQPNSDQYYWCFEAARGEKKRAPAWCDRILWRGKGLKQIQYGTCDYKLSDHRPVRAGFIAECRIRGDSEDSIGGFMR, encoded by the exons ATGACGACAAATAAGATACTGCACCACCAGGAGCTACATGGCGATGAATCCATCTCTGATGTTTCAGGCATAGTGGATGAGACCTTGGGAAAGAGTCCCTTGGATAGGCAGGATACACTGAAATACAG GGTGTTTGCTAGTACTTGGAATATCGGTGGTATAGCACCAACAGATGATCTGGACTTGGAGGATTGGTTGGATACAAGAGCTAACTCCTACGACATCTATGTTCTAGG GTTCCAAGAAATAGTGCCACTGAATGCAGTAAATGTGCTTGGTCCTAGCAAGAGGTGTATCTCTACAAAGTGGAACTCACTAATTGGGAAGGCACTAAACAAAAAGAAGACACGAGATGGAGCACAGTTGCAGCATACAACTACAAATAGTAGTGCTATCGAAAGCTTTGCACAAGAGGGGTGCTTTATATGCATCAGGAGCAAGCAGATGGTGGGCATCTTTACCTCAGTCTGGGTGAGAAGCAATCTGAGGTCATACATTCACCATCTGGATGTGTCATGTGTTGGTTCAGGTATCATGGGCTATCTAGGGAACAAG GGTTCAGTATCAGTTCGATTTCTGCTGCATGAGACAAGCTTTTGTGTTGTTTGTTGTCACCTGGCTTCAGGTGGCAAACAAGGGGATGTGCTGCTGAGGAACTTTGATGCAGCGGATATACTTGCAAGGACGAGATTCCATGGTGGTCGAAATAAAAAGCTGCCAAAGAAAATCCTCGATCACGA CCAAGTTGTTTTGCTCGGTGACTTGAATTATAGGATATCACTGGAAGAGCCTGAGACAAGGTTGCTGGTGAAAGCTAAGAACTGGTCCACCTTGTTAGAGAACGATCAG CTAGTGTCTGAATTCTCAACGGGGCGGCTTTTTGAGGGCTTTCAGGAAGGGTCGGTCACCTTCTCCCCCACCTACAAGTATCAGCCAAACTCTGATCAGTACTACTGGTGCTTTGAAGCAGCGCGAGGGGAGAAGAAGCGTGCTCCCGCATG GTGTGATCGCATTCTTTGGCGCGGCAAGGGCCTGAAACAGATCCAATATGGGACCTGCGactacaagttgtcagaccacCGGCCGGTGAGAGCAGGTTTCATTGCCGAGTGCAGGATCAGGGGAGATTCGGAGGACTCTATTGGTGGCTTCATGCGCTGA
- the LOC123111897 gene encoding type IV inositol polyphosphate 5-phosphatase 9 isoform X1, producing the protein MITCCMPLLDSKTISSLSIVGYHNMGENRKFGQIILPRMTTNKILHHQELHGDESISDVSGIVDETLGKSPLDRQDTLKYRVFASTWNIGGIAPTDDLDLEDWLDTRANSYDIYVLGFQEIVPLNAVNVLGPSKRCISTKWNSLIGKALNKKKTRDGAQLQHTTTNSSAIESFAQEGCFICIRSKQMVGIFTSVWVRSNLRSYIHHLDVSCVGSGIMGYLGNKGSVSVRFLLHETSFCVVCCHLASGGKQGDVLLRNFDAADILARTRFHGGRNKKLPKKILDHDQVVLLGDLNYRISLEEPETRLLVKAKNWSTLLENDQLVSEFSTGRLFEGFQEGSVTFSPTYKYQPNSDQYYWCFEAARGEKKRAPAWCDRILWRGKGLKQIQYGTCDYKLSDHRPVRAGFIAECRIRGDSEDSIGGFMR; encoded by the exons ATGATTACTTGCTGCATGCCACTATTAGACAGCAAGACAATCTCTTCCTTGTCCATAGTAGGCTACCACAACATGGGAGAGAACAGGAAGTTTGGACAA ATCATCCTGCCAAGGATGACGACAAATAAGATACTGCACCACCAGGAGCTACATGGCGATGAATCCATCTCTGATGTTTCAGGCATAGTGGATGAGACCTTGGGAAAGAGTCCCTTGGATAGGCAGGATACACTGAAATACAG GGTGTTTGCTAGTACTTGGAATATCGGTGGTATAGCACCAACAGATGATCTGGACTTGGAGGATTGGTTGGATACAAGAGCTAACTCCTACGACATCTATGTTCTAGG GTTCCAAGAAATAGTGCCACTGAATGCAGTAAATGTGCTTGGTCCTAGCAAGAGGTGTATCTCTACAAAGTGGAACTCACTAATTGGGAAGGCACTAAACAAAAAGAAGACACGAGATGGAGCACAGTTGCAGCATACAACTACAAATAGTAGTGCTATCGAAAGCTTTGCACAAGAGGGGTGCTTTATATGCATCAGGAGCAAGCAGATGGTGGGCATCTTTACCTCAGTCTGGGTGAGAAGCAATCTGAGGTCATACATTCACCATCTGGATGTGTCATGTGTTGGTTCAGGTATCATGGGCTATCTAGGGAACAAG GGTTCAGTATCAGTTCGATTTCTGCTGCATGAGACAAGCTTTTGTGTTGTTTGTTGTCACCTGGCTTCAGGTGGCAAACAAGGGGATGTGCTGCTGAGGAACTTTGATGCAGCGGATATACTTGCAAGGACGAGATTCCATGGTGGTCGAAATAAAAAGCTGCCAAAGAAAATCCTCGATCACGA CCAAGTTGTTTTGCTCGGTGACTTGAATTATAGGATATCACTGGAAGAGCCTGAGACAAGGTTGCTGGTGAAAGCTAAGAACTGGTCCACCTTGTTAGAGAACGATCAG CTAGTGTCTGAATTCTCAACGGGGCGGCTTTTTGAGGGCTTTCAGGAAGGGTCGGTCACCTTCTCCCCCACCTACAAGTATCAGCCAAACTCTGATCAGTACTACTGGTGCTTTGAAGCAGCGCGAGGGGAGAAGAAGCGTGCTCCCGCATG GTGTGATCGCATTCTTTGGCGCGGCAAGGGCCTGAAACAGATCCAATATGGGACCTGCGactacaagttgtcagaccacCGGCCGGTGAGAGCAGGTTTCATTGCCGAGTGCAGGATCAGGGGAGATTCGGAGGACTCTATTGGTGGCTTCATGCGCTGA